A stretch of DNA from Methylosinus sp. LW4:
GCGAAGGCACGGAGGCGATCGTCGTCTTCCCGCCGGAGCGCGTGATGAACGCGCTGCCGAAATTCGACGACGACGCCCCGCAATTCGCCAGCGTCGAGCGGCGGAGGAATGCGGCGGCGTGAGGACGCCGGACGCGATTTCAGCTACAATCGCCTCCCATCGACGCCAGAGAAGGCAGGCGAAATGACGGATATCGCGCGTGACATCCATGGCGTTCGCACGCTGCTCTGCTGCGCAGAGGGCGCAAAGCTCGAGACCGAGCGCGACGCCAATGCTTTTGTGAGCGCGGCCTGGGAGCATCAGGCGAATTTGGTGGCCATACCGGTCGCCCGAATAACGGAAGATTTCTTTCGCCTCGAAACGCGCGTCGCGGGCGAAACGATCCAGAAATTCGTCAACTACAGTCTTCGATTGGCGATCATCGGGGATATATCCGCTCATACGGATCGAAGCCGATCGACGCGCGATTTCGTCTATGAAGCGAATCGTGGGCGATCCATATGGTTCGTCGACGATATCGACGCGCTGACTCGCAAGCTCTCGGCCCTGCGTTCCTGACGCTCCGCTGCGGCGAACCATAGAGAGGCATCGTGTTGACGTCAGACTCCGCCCTCGTCCTCTTCTCCGGCGGGCAGGATTCCGCCACCTGCCTCGCTTTTGCGCTCTCGCGTTTCGCGCGCGTCGAGACGGTCGGCTTCGACTATGGCCAGCGTCATCGCGTCGAGCTCGAGCAGCGCGGCGTGCTGCGGGAGGGACTGGCGCGCATCTCGCCGCTGTGGGCGGAGCGGCTCGGCGAGGATCACACCATATCGATCGAAGCGCTCGGCGCCATCTCCGACACGGCGTTGACGCGCGAGGCGGAGATCGCCTTCGACGCCTCCGGCCTGCCGAACACTTTCGTGCCGGGGCGCAATATTCTCTTCCTCGCCTTCGCGGCGGCGCTCGCCTATCGGCGCGGGATCGGCAGCCTCGTCGGCGGCATGTGCGAGACGGATTTTTCCGGCTATCCCGATTGCCGCGACGCGACGATCCGCGCGGTGGAGACGGCGCTGACGCTCGGCATGGATCGTAAGCTCGAAATCCTCACGCCGCTGATGTGGATCGACAAGGCCGCGACCTGGAAGCTCGCCGAGGAGCTGGGCGGCGAGCCGCTGGTGCGGCTCATCGTCGAGGAGAGCCACACCTGCTATCTCGGCGAGCGCGGCAAGCGTTTCGACTGGGGCCATGGCTGCGGCGAATGTCCGGCCTGCCGCCTGCGCGCCGCCGGCTGGGAGAAATATCGCGCGGCTCAGCCGTCCGGCGCGCCGAGCTGACGAAACATCACGAGGGCGTCGACGAAGCCCTGCGTCGGATGCCGGAAGGCGCGCGGCAGCCGGCCGACGATCTCGAAATCGAAAGAGCGCCATAGGCGAATGGCGCGGAGATTCGTCTCGACGACGAAGTTGAATTGCACGCCGCGAAAGCCGCGCTCGCGCGCATGATCCAGAGAATGCGCGCACATTGCGCGCGCGACGCCGCGACCGGCCGCTTCGACGCTGGTCATATAGCCGCAATTGCAGATATGGGCTCCGCCGCCGGCCTGATTGGCGCGCAAATAATAGGAGCCGACGATCCTCCCTTCGTCGTCTTCCGCGACGAAGGTCTCGCGATCCGCGCCCAGCCAATAGGCGAGGGCGTCGGCCTCGGTCATGTCGCGATCGAGCGCATAGGTCTCGCCGGCGCGGATGGTCGGGCCGATGACGCGCCAGATCGCCGGCGCGTCGCCGCCTCGAGCGGGGCGGATCGATCGGATCACGCCGCTCGCGCCGCTATGTCGACGAAGCTCTTGCCCTCGCGATCCTCGATCTCGACCAGCCACAGATCTGGGTCGAAGGCGATCTCCTTGCGGACGCGCTCCTCCGCCTCCAGCGGCGTCACCCATTCGTCGGCGTGCAGACGCGCAAACAGGCGATCGACGCCCTCCGGCAAATCCACGCTCTGCGGCGCCGGCCCGAGCAGCGCCGCGCGTCCATCCAGCCTGTCGATCTTCACGAAGATCGCGCCCGCTTCCTCGGAGCCGCGGCGGCGCAGCATGGCGACGGAGCCGGCCGTCTCGGCGCGGCGGATGAGGGCGGAGACGAAAAAGTCGGATCGAAGACGCATGAATTCTTTTCAGCCATTCGAGCCCGTCCGCGCAAGCGCTTTCGGCATGGCTTCGCGCGCGCGGCCTCGCGCGCAATGCTCTGCTCCAGCTCGTTCTTGACGCTGTCTCATTGCTCAGATACCAATTTCGCGAAGGCCGCCGCTCGCGCGTGCGGCCGGGGGATGGGGTCCCCCTTCAACCGCCGCAAAGGCTGATGACTCCTGCTTACGTCCGACGGTCGACCGATCGTCGGAGAGAGCGATCTATTCGCTCGGCAGGGGTCCGTCATGAGTCAGCGCGCCGCGGTTTCTCCGTTTCTTCCAATTCCATCCATCGAACGCGCAGCCAGCGCCGCGCTGTCGATCGAGCTTCGTCGCGCCGAGGCGCGCGCCCATGGCCGGGCGGTCACGGCCTATCGAATGAGATTCGAATGACCGCGTTCATCGGCTGCGCCGCATCGGCGCGGCCGGCGACGAAAAATCGAATCCGAAACCCCGACCGCAATGGTCGGAAGAGGAGAGTGAGATGAATATTCGCACATTCGGGCTCGCCGCGAGCCTCGGCCTCGCCGCGCTTCTCGGGTCGACGCTCGCGCGCGCCGACGACCGGCTGGACCAGGCGATCTATCACGTCAATGAGGCGATCACCCAGGGCGGCAAGCTGCATGACACCGGCCTGCTCTCCTATCACGCCGATCTCGCGCTCGAGAAAGCCGAGGGACTGCAGAAATTCAAGCCCAATCCGCATCTGGCGGAGGCGATCGTCCATATAAAGGCGGCGATAGAGGAAGGGCGCGCCAACCACGCCGAAGCGGGAACCGCGCAGGCGAAGGAAGCGCTCTCGCATCTCGAGGAGGCGAGCAAGGAGAGCGCAAAATAAGCTTCGCGCCGCGCGAGGCCGCGGTCGGCCTCGCGCGAATCTCTGACAGGCAAAGGCTCGCGATGATCTATGTTCTCATCATGATCGGCAGCGCGATCGGCGGCGTCGCGCGTTATTGGCTCTCGGGAGCGATCTCCCGCTGCTTCGGCGAGGCCTTTCCCTGGGGCACGCTGATCGTGAATGTCTCCGGCTGCTTCGCCATCGGCTTTTTCGCGACGCTCACGGCGCCGGGGGACGGCCGTCTCTTCGTCGACACGCAGACGCGCCAATTCGTGATGATCGGCCTATGCGGGGGCTATACGACCTTCTCCTCCTTCGGCCTGCAGACGCTCAATCTGGCGCGCGGCGGCGAGGCCTTCGCCGCGCTCGCCAATATCGGCCTGTCGTTCGGGCTCTGCCTTTTCGCGGTCTGGCTCGGACATGTCGCCGCCGCTCATCTCAACGCGTTGAAAGGAGCCTGACGATGCAATTGCCT
This window harbors:
- a CDS encoding DUF1491 family protein; its protein translation is MRLRSDFFVSALIRRAETAGSVAMLRRRGSEEAGAIFVKIDRLDGRAALLGPAPQSVDLPEGVDRLFARLHADEWVTPLEAEERVRKEIAFDPDLWLVEIEDREGKSFVDIAARAA
- a CDS encoding DUF4180 domain-containing protein gives rise to the protein MTDIARDIHGVRTLLCCAEGAKLETERDANAFVSAAWEHQANLVAIPVARITEDFFRLETRVAGETIQKFVNYSLRLAIIGDISAHTDRSRSTRDFVYEANRGRSIWFVDDIDALTRKLSALRS
- the queC gene encoding 7-cyano-7-deazaguanine synthase QueC; this encodes MTSDSALVLFSGGQDSATCLAFALSRFARVETVGFDYGQRHRVELEQRGVLREGLARISPLWAERLGEDHTISIEALGAISDTALTREAEIAFDASGLPNTFVPGRNILFLAFAAALAYRRGIGSLVGGMCETDFSGYPDCRDATIRAVETALTLGMDRKLEILTPLMWIDKAATWKLAEELGGEPLVRLIVEESHTCYLGERGKRFDWGHGCGECPACRLRAAGWEKYRAAQPSGAPS
- the smbP gene encoding small metal-binding protein SmbP, whose translation is MNIRTFGLAASLGLAALLGSTLARADDRLDQAIYHVNEAITQGGKLHDTGLLSYHADLALEKAEGLQKFKPNPHLAEAIVHIKAAIEEGRANHAEAGTAQAKEALSHLEEASKESAK
- a CDS encoding GNAT family N-acetyltransferase translates to MIRSIRPARGGDAPAIWRVIGPTIRAGETYALDRDMTEADALAYWLGADRETFVAEDDEGRIVGSYYLRANQAGGGAHICNCGYMTSVEAAGRGVARAMCAHSLDHARERGFRGVQFNFVVETNLRAIRLWRSFDFEIVGRLPRAFRHPTQGFVDALVMFRQLGAPDG
- the crcB gene encoding fluoride efflux transporter CrcB — encoded protein: MIYVLIMIGSAIGGVARYWLSGAISRCFGEAFPWGTLIVNVSGCFAIGFFATLTAPGDGRLFVDTQTRQFVMIGLCGGYTTFSSFGLQTLNLARGGEAFAALANIGLSFGLCLFAVWLGHVAAAHLNALKGA